From Alosa sapidissima isolate fAloSap1 chromosome 7, fAloSap1.pri, whole genome shotgun sequence, the proteins below share one genomic window:
- the LOC121713277 gene encoding protein Wnt-7a, which produces MCRKTRRWIFRVFLCLGIIYLKIGGFSSVVALGASIICNKIPGLAPRQRIICQSRPDAIIIIGEGIQMGINECQYQFRNGRWNCSALGERTAFGKELKVGSKEAAFTYAIIAAGVAHAITAACTQGNLSDCSCDKEKQGFYGRGDGWKWGGCSADVRYGIGFSKVFIDAREIKQNARTLMNLHNNEVGRKVLERNMRLECKCHGVSGSCTTKTCWTTLPKFRELGYTLKDKYSQALHVEPVKASRNKRPTFLKIKKPQSYRKPMDSDLVYIEKSPNYCEPDPLTGSVGTQGRICNKTLQHHTSGCDLMCCGRGYNTHQYSRVWQCNCKFLWCCYVKCNTCSERTEVYTCK; this is translated from the exons ATGTGCAGAAAAACGCGACGCTGGATATTCCGTGTATTTCTGTGTCTTGGAATTATTTACTTGAAAATTGG TGGCTTCTCATCTGTCGTGGCCCTGGGAGCAAGCATAATATGTAACAAGATTCCCGGTTTGGCGCCTCGACAGCGGATCATCTGCCAAAGTCGACCCGATGCCATTATTATCATTGGAGAAGGAATTCAGATGGGAATAAACGAATGTCAGTACCAATTCAGAAACGGACGCTGGAATTGTTCTGCGCTGGGAGAGAGAACCGCCTTCGGGAAAGAATTGAAAGTGG GAAGTAAAGAGGCTGCCTTCACCTATGCCATCATAGCAGCAGGGGTGGCCCATGCCATCACAGCAGCCTGTACCCAGGGCAACCTGAGCGACTGCAGCTGCGATAAGGAGAAGCAGGGATTCTACGGCCGTGGCGATGGGTGGAAGTGGGGCGGCTGCTCAGCAGATGTCCGCTACGGCATCGGCTTCTCCAAGGTGTTCATCGATGCCCGGGAGATCAAGCAAAATGCCCGCACGCTCATGAATTTGCACAACAACGAGGTGGGACGCAAG GTTCTTGAAAGAAACATGCGTCTAGAATGCAAGTGTCACGGGGTGTCTGGGTCATGCACCACCAAAACCTGCTGGACTACACTGCCCAAGTTCCGTGAGCTGGGCTACACGCTAAAGGACAAGTACTCACAGGCCCTGCATGTGGAGCCGGTCAAAGCCAGCCGCAACAAGCGGCCCACGTTCCTCAAGATCAAAAAGCCCCAGTCCTATCGCAAGCCCATGGACAGCGACCTCGTGTACATCGAGAAGTCGCCCAACTACTGTGAGCCGGACCCTCTGACGGGCAGTGTGGGAACGCAGGGCCGCATCTGCAACAAGACGCTGCAGCACCACACGAGTGGGTGCGACCTGATGTGCTGTGGCCGCGGCTACAACACGCACCAGTACTCACGCGTCTGGCAGTGCAACTGCAAGTTCCTCTGGTGCTGTTACGTCAAGTGCAACACCTGCAGCGAGAGGACAGAGGTGTACACGTGCAAATGA